One Setaria viridis chromosome 3, Setaria_viridis_v4.0, whole genome shotgun sequence DNA window includes the following coding sequences:
- the LOC117847384 gene encoding CASP-like protein 4B4, whose protein sequence is MADVEKALPVPPAPADGAGGRSTGVLGAALQRWRTQDALERSGSALRAGAWALSLLAFLVMACNEHGDWKQFDRYEEYRYIVAVGLLAFVYTTLQLLRHGVRLSGGQDLQPKTGLIVDFAGDQVTAYLMMSALSAAIPITNRMREGADNVFTDSSAASISMAFFAFVCLALSALISGFKLAKQTYI, encoded by the exons ATGGCCGATGTCGAGAAGGCCCTCCCCGtgccccccgcccccgccgatGGCGCGGGCGGGAGGAGCACCGGCGTGCTGGGCGCCGCGCTGCAGCGGTGGCGGACGCAGGACGCCCTGGAGCGGTCGGGGTCCGCGCTGCGCGCCGGGGCGTGGGCGCTCTCCCTGCTCGCGTTCCTCGTCATGGCCTGCAACGAGCACGGCGACTGGAAGCAGTTCGACCGCTACGAGGAGTACAG GTACATCGTGGCCGTCGGGCTCCTGGCCTTCGTCTACACGACGCTGCAGCTGCTCCGGCACGGCGTCCGCCTCTCCGGCGGCCAGGACCTGCAACCCAAGACCGGCCTTATCGTCGACTTCGCCGGGGACCAG GTTACCGCCTACCTGATGATGTCGGCGCTGTCGGCCGCGATCCCAATCACCAACCGCATGCGCGAGGGCGCGGACAACGTGTTCACCGACTCGTCGGCGGCGTCCATCAGCATGGCCTTCTTCGCCTTCGTCTGTCTCGCCCTCTCCGCTCTCATCTCCGGTTTCAAGCTCGCAAAACAGACGTACATCTGA